TCCTCGGTCGCTACCTCCGTCTGGAGTACAGCGACCTGATGGCCGACCTCGAAGACGTGACCCTCTCGGAGGAGCAGGTCGAACTGCTCGTCGCCGTCTACTCGACCGGTCCGGGCGTCTCGCTGGCGAACGTCCTCGACGCGGAGAGCAGCCAGCTGACGATGGTCCTCAACGACCTCCGGAGCGACGAACTCGTCGTCGACGGCGAGGACGGCCCGACACTCACACCGAAGGGCCGCGTCGTCGTCTCGAACCACCTCGAAGACGTCAACGCCTGAACGACCCCGGCAGGGTCCCGGCTACCACTCACGCGTCCCAGGGCTCGCCGCTCGCCAGGTCGACCTCGGAGTCGCCCTTCGCCGACGGGCAGATGTCCGCCAACATGCACTCCCCGCAGTCGGGGTTGCGCGCCGTACACACCGCGCGGCCGTGGCTGATCAGCAGGTGGGTGTACCACTTCCATTCGTCCTCGGGCACGACCGGGAGCAGGTCCTCCTCGATGGCTTCCGGCCGCCGTTCCTCGGTGATCCCCAGCCGCCGGGAGAGCCGCTGGACGTGCGTGTCGACGACGATCCCCTCGACCAGGTCGTAGCCGTGCTGGAGGATGACGTTCGCCGTCTTCCGACCCACGCCCTTCAGCTCCGTCAGTTCCTCCATCGTGTCGGGGACCTCGCCGTCGTGTTCCTCGGCGATGATCCGCCCGGAGGTCTTGAGGTAGTCGGCCTTGCTGTTGTGGTAGGTGATCGACCCGATGTCCTCGGAGAGTTCCTCGACGTCCGCCTCGGCGTAGTCCGCCGCGGACTGGTACTTTTCGAAGAGGGCTTCGGTCTCCTGGTTGACGCGCTCGTCGGTACACTGTGCGGAGAGGACGACGGCGACCAGCAGCTCCAGTCGGTTCGAGAAGTTCAGCGAGATGGTCGCGTCGGGGTACTCCTCCCAGAGCCGGTCGACGACCTCTTCGGCCTGCTCCGCGCGCGAGGGAAGTGGCGTGCCCATCGTTGGCGGATCCTGGGTCGATCCCCGCTTGAGTGGTTCGGTCTCGGTCGGAACGGCGGTCCACGCCGGGTCGTCGCTCCTGGCGCAGCCACCCTCGTCCGGAGCGTCGGCGGGGTGGCTTTATGCCCGTCGCGGCCATCCAAGCGGACATGACAGACTCCCCCGCCGAGGAACTCGACGACATCGAGTCCGACCTGGCCGACGCCAGTGACGAGGGAAGAGAGATCGTCGACCAGATCCGGGAGAGCGACGAGGGTGCGCTCCGCGCGGCCGTCCGATACGGCGGCGACGACCACGAGGTCGTCTATATCCGCGAAGACATCGAAGCGCAGTTCAGCGAGGCCGAACTCGACGAGCGCGTCGAGACGCTCGTCATGAAAGGACTCGGCGACCCCACCGAGGAGGGCGCGCTGTTCGACTTCGGCGGCCTCGACGCCACCGTCCGCTGGTACGACGCCGTCGTCGTCGCCCACTTCCCCGTCCGCGAGTGGTCCGGCCTCGTCTTCACTTTCGACCGCGAGTCCGACTCGCTCGGCGATATCGTCGACGAATATTTCTAGACCATCTTTTTCCCGGCCGGGTTTCCTCGCGCGCCTGCGGCGCGCTGCGGGAACCCGGACGGCAAAAACATGGGTGAAAAAGCGGGACGCTCACTTCGTTCGCGTCCCGTGAACCGCGCGCCTGCGGCGCGCGGATGCTCAGTGCGCAGTTCCGTACACTACTGGCGGAACACACGGGCCACACCCAGTGGATTTTACGTTGAGGGGCCGGACCGACCAGCCATGTCACAGTGCCCTTTCTGTTCGATTGTCGCCGGGGATTCGCCTGCGTATCGGCTGTACGAGGACGAGCGTTCGCTCGCATTCCTCGATATCGAACCCGGTACACGCGGGCATACGCTCGTCATCCCGAAAACACACCACGAGACTGTGACCGACATGCCGGAATCGCTCGCCGGAGCGGTATTCCGAACCGTTCACCGCGTTGCAGGTGCGCTCGAATCGGCCTTCCAGCTTGATGGTTGCAACGTCGTTCAGTCGAACGGCGTCGTCGCAGGACAGGAAGTCCATCACGTCCACGTTCACATCGTTCCTCGATACGGTGACGATACCGTGACGCTTGGGTGGAACGGCGAACCCGCCGACGAAAGGACCCAGCGGGAGGTCGCCGACACTGTTCGGGATCACTTAGCATCGTAGCCGAAACCGATACGCAGGCCCCTCAGAACCCCGTCCACGAGCGCGGGCCGAAGTCGCCCCCTCGAACCCGAAACTCCGACCCCCCCCTCTCCGGGTCGGACTTCGACCATGGCGTCGAACAGCTGTTTGAGTGCGTCGTGTGCCGACCCGCTGGCGCTCACGTCGAGGGTGTAGACCCCGACGCCGTCGACGCTGGCGACGCGGGTCGTGACGACGTGGAGGAACTGGTAGACCCGTTTCAGGTCGGTGTACATCAGCAGCGTCGACAGCGAGTGCAGGCCGACTCGGGGGTCCACCACCTCGTCGTGGTGCCACTCGCGGAGGATGCCCGTCAACTCGATGCCGACGCCGGTCAGGTCGCCAGGACTGGACACCACCCGCAGGTCGTCGATCTCCGGGGTGTGCGACCGGCGCTCGCGACCGGCGCTTCCGGTACAGTCGACGACCGAGAGGTCCCAGGCTTCGTCGTCCGGCCGCGTTGCGGCGAACCAGGCGGCCATCTTCCGCGCGGGCTTTTTCGTCGTCACGAAGGCGCCGGTCCGGGAGTCCGAGCCGCCGACGAGGTCGAACAGCAGCCGCCGCTTGCCGGTCATCGCCGGTCCGGCCACCAGAATGCTCGTCCCCGGGTCGACGGCGTCGGCGCGGAGCGGGTCGACCTCGGCGGCGTCCGGGTCGAGGTCGCCCGCCGTCGGGTCCACCTCCGGGTCCGCGGGATCGACCGCGTCACCCGCCGGGTCCGCCACCTCGTCGCGGTCCGGGAACAGCCAGTTGCTCACGGCTACCCGTTTCGGCCTGAGCACTATCAAACTGCGGGGCCTCGATTCCGGGAGCCACTCCGTCGCTCTCAGTCGATCACTCCACGTAGGTGTACTTGCGCTCGCCCATCCGACCCCAGCCGTCGAAGACGAACTCCGATTCGGGCGCGGTGAACTGGTCCACGTCGGCGGCGCCGGCGTCCTCGTCGTGGTTGTGCACGTCGTGGACGTCCTCGTACTCCTCGAAGCTCAGCTCGTAGCGGGCCGCCAGCTGCTCGTCGACGTCGATGGCTTCGATCTCGTCGGCCCAGCCGGGCTGGACGGTCTCGGCGTGGATCTCCGCCTGGGCGCCCGACCCGTACGACCCGACGAGCAGCGTCTCGCCGGTCATGTCGATGTCGTCCTCGTAGGCGGCTTTCAGCCCGGAGAGACGGGCGACGTGGACCGAGCCGGTGTACCAGTTGCCGACCTCGCGGGAGACGGTGAGGGTGGGCTCGACGGTCTCGGCGTACCACTCGCGATACGTGTCGGTGTCGGTCAGCTCGTCGGTGTAGTCGGCGGCGGCCTCGCGGAACGCCTCCTCGCTGTCGAAGGCCTCGCGGCGGGGCTGGCGGCCGATCTCCGGCGCGAGTTCCTCCTCGATCTCGGTGCCGCGGCTGACGTGGCGGAACGCGAGCGCGGCGGCCTTGCGGACCATCCCCGGGAACGGCGTGTGGAAGGGGATCAGCGCCGCGTCGTCGGGGTGGATCTTCCCCGCGACGGACTCGAAGTCCTTGACGGCCTCGCGCATCCGCGCGAGGTACACCTGCACCGACCGCTTGCCGTCGACGCTCGGGAACTGCTGCTGGGGCTTGAGGAAGTCCGTCTCGTCGGCGCTGCCGTAGCCCTGCTCGGTGGACAGCTCGACCACGTCGGGATCCTCGCTGACGAGCAGGGCGACGGCGCCGGCGCCCTGGGTGGCCTCGCCGGGGTCGTCGCGGGCGTACAGCGCGGTGTCGGTGGCGATCACCAGCGCCGAGCGGCCGCGGTTGCGCCCCGCCCGGATCCAGTTGTACGCGTCGTCGAGACTCTGGGTACCCGAGATGCAGGCGAACTTGCGCTCGCCCTTGTTGGCGTGGTGGAAGTCGCCCTCGTACACCTGTTCGAGACAGCCCGCGATGTACGTCGAGACCGGCTTGGAGTTGTCGAACGCCGACTCCGTCGCCACGTCGATGCGGCCGATGTCCTCCGGCTGGAGCCCCTTGCGCTCCATCAGGTCGTGGGCCGCGTTGGCCCCCATCGTCACGATGTCCTCGTAGACGTCCGGGAACGAACTGGCCGTCAGCCCCAGCCCCTTCGTGTACTTCCCGGGGTCGTCGCCCTGCGCCGGCGCGAACGTCTCCGGCAGGTCCAGCCGTAGCTTCCCCGTCCGGATCTCCACGGCGTCGATACCGACGGATGTCATGACTCGAACTCCGTGAGTCTCCTACAAGTGCCTGTCGACTAGTGTATCGACGCGTGTCGAATGGCGTTGCGTCGGGGCCACCGGCGAGGCGTCGGTCAAGGTATCGGTCGCGTGAACACCAGTTCGTTGCCGTTGGCGTCGCGGGCGATGACCCGGACCTGCGCGGCCGAGCCGCCGACGCCGGTGTGGCGCTGGTCGCCCGTGTTGCTCCCGGTGGGACCGAACGTGGTCGTCTCCGTCGAGAGGTCGGTCCCGCTGGCGTCCTCGATGATGGTCGTCACTTCGGTGAAGTCTCCGTTGGGGTCCGAACCGTCCCAGGAGACGCAGTAGCCGCCACCGTTGCCGTTGTTGCAGTTGCCGGTGGTCACCGACGTGACCGTGGCGGACGGCGGGCCGCCGTCGCGGGCGTTGCCGTCGGTGAGCGCCGTCGCCCGGACGTAGTCGACGGACGTTCGCGCGTAGCCCCCACCGGTCTTCTCGAAGACGAGGAAGACCGAGCCGGTGTCGGCGATGGCCGCCTCCGCCGCGTCGTTGACGGTAAAGGCCAGTTCCTCGGGCTCGCCGGTGTTGCGTAGCGACTCGCGCTGGAGTTCCGTGCCCTGAGCGTCGACGAGGACCACGTCCATCGTCCCTGCGCCGCTGTACCCCTCCTTGGTGTAGCCGATCTCGACCCGGTAGTCGTCGGCCGTCGTCGTGATCCCGTACAGTTCGAGCCCGACGTTGGTCGTCTGTCCACCGTCCTCGATGGTCGCGGTCGAACCGTCTTCGCTCGCGAGGTTGGCGAAGTTCGCCAGGTCTCCGGACTCGTCCGGACCGGGCGGGAGCGCCTCGGACTCACCCGTCTCGGGGTTGTCGTTGTCGCGGTCGTTGAACGCCGTCGGCGTGACCGTGGTCGCGGTGGGCGTCGACGTCGTATCCGAGCGGCTCCGACTCGCCGAGTTTCCGTCCGCGTCGTAGGCGGTCGCGGTGAGCGTGTACGTCTCCCCGCCGACCACCGGGTCGTCCGCGGCGATCGTGACCGCCGGCGTCCCGCTCGGCTGGTACTGGGCCGGCCCGATCCCCGTCACCGTCCGCGTCGCCACCGTGTTCCCGTCACCGTCGGTGACGACGTACTCGATCCGATCCAGGTCGTCGTCGCTATCCGCGTCCTGGACCTGCACCTGGTCGAGCGTGAACTCGTTGGCCGACGGATCGGCCGTGAAGCCCTGGATGTTCGAGAACTGGATAGCCTGCCCAGCGACGTCCTCGACGGTTATCGTCAGCGTGTCCGTGTCGGTCGCACCGTCGTCGTCGGTCACTTCCAGTTCGACGGTCACCGACTGGTCGCCGCTCACGTCCGCCGGAGCGTTGTACGTCGGCGTCTCCGTGTTCGCGTCCGAGAGCGACCCCTGACCGCTCGTGATCGTCCAGGCGTACCCCGTGACCGTCCCGTCGCTGTCGGTGCTACCGGTGCCGTCAAGTCCGACGCTGTTCCCCTCCTCGACGGTCTCGTCGGGGCCGGCGTCGGCAGTCGGCGGCTGGTTACTGGTCCCCACCGAAACCGTCTGCGTCGCGGTGTCGGTCGCTCCGTCGTCGTCGGTGGCAGTCAACGTCACGGTGTAACTCCCGGTGGACCCGTACGCGTGAGTGGGGGTCGACCCGGAGTCGGTCGCTCCGTCACCGAAGTCCCAGTTGTAGCTCACGATCGACCCATCGGGGTCGTTGGACCCACTGGGTCCGCTCGCGTCGAAGGTGACCGTCTGACCGACGTCGGGGTTCGAATCCGACACCGTGAACGACGCCGAAGGCGGCTGGTTGCCGCCGCCGCCCGGCCCTCCGCCACCGACCGCCTCACCGATTACCGAGATCTGCGGGTCGTCGATCACCCACTCGTCGTTGGCGGTGTCGGCGTTGGTCTGCTCGAACCGGATCGCCAGGTCGTCGTGGATCGCCCCACTCCCGAGGCGGACGGTCCGCAGCGCACCGGGTGAGGTCCCAGTCAGAGCCTGGCTGTCGACCGTGACCCAGTCACCACCGCTGTCGCGGTACTCGACGGAGATATCGCCGTTACCGTCGCCGACGTCACCCGTATCGCTCTCTTTGATCCAGTACTGGAAGACGACTAGCTCCGCATCGGTGGTGTCGTAGCCGGTCGTGACGATCCCGCCGTCGTTACCGCCCGGGAGTACGACCGCGTCCCCGCTGTTCGACTCACCACTGGTGCGGGACACCCCGGTGCCCTGGAAAGACCCGAACTCTCCCCACTCGCCGAGATCGCTGTCGAAACTGGAGTACGACGGCGTCGAAACGATCCGCGTGGCGTTGGCACCTGCGCTCTGGGTCCACAGCGTCGCGTTGCCCTCCGCCCGCTCGAACCGGACCGTCGTCCGCGCGGTCCCGTCGGACGTCGTCGCGTTTGCTCGGTCGAGCACTCGGACGAGCGCCGTGTCGTTCGACCCGAACCCGACCGGTGCGCCGATCTGCGCGTCGCTCGTCTCCGACTGCATCACCACGCTACAGGGGTCGACGCCGGATCCGGTCGCACAGACCTCGCTGCTGGTGCCCGTCGTCGGTCCCGGCACCGTCCCGGCGTCGGTCCACTCCAGCGAGTACCCCGCGCCGCCACCGCCGCCAGACCCTTCGGGGACCTGCGTGTTCTGGACCCTGACGACGACCTCGACGTCCTCGGGGTCGTCGGGGTCGAACGGCGTCGGCGACGAATCAGGAAGCGTGAAGTTGAACTCGACGGGTACGTCCGCCGACGTGTTCACCGACTCCGCCTCGAACTGGAACGTCGCCCGCCCGTCGTCGCCGGTCGCCACTTCGGTCTCGTTGAGCGTCCCGTTGGCCACCTCCTGAGACTCACCCGTCACGTTGACTCCCGCGACGGGGTTGTTGTACGCGTCACGTACTTCGAGGGTCAGCCGAACCGACCCGTCCTCGGGCACCGTCGACCCGTCGGCAGCTACGTCGGTCATGTACGCTGCGTCCGTATCGGTCACCCGCGTCCCGACACCGGCCTTCGCCATCCGCAACTCGTAGGTGCCCGGGACCAGCTCGATCTCGACCGTCCGAAAGCCGTCGACGGACAGCGGGCTCGTCTCCCAGCCGGTGACGTTCGCCTCGTCCGCCAGCAGTTCCGTCCACGTCGAGTTCGGGAGTCGCGTCGCCGTCCGGATCGTGATGTTACCTGCGGCACTGTCCCTCACTGCGACCGTCGTGCTCGACGCGCTCTTCGGGCGTACGTCCACCGAGGCCGCACCCGACGACGACTGCTGCAGCGAGCCGTTCAGCGCCACCAGCGAGATCGTCGACCCGTCGATCAGCGTCTGACCGCTGCGCGCGATGGTCGCCCCCTCGAAGGTGAAGTTGTCGTACAACACCGTCGAGTCGTACACCGTCCGCGGCGGCTGGCCGTACTCGTTGTAGCTCGGCCGGTAGACGAGCGAACCGGTCTGGTAGCGGCCTCCGGAGTCCGCCGAGCCGTCCCAGAAGTCGTCCGTCTCGTTGTCCAGCGCCACGGCGTTCGAGAGCGTGAAGTTCACGTCGCCGTCGGCGGTCCCCGCCGTCCGCAGCAACCCCGACACAGGCGGCGGGTTCACCGCCAGCACTCGCGAGGGATAGGTCGTCCCCAACTGGATCGACACGGACCGACTCGCCGACTCGCCGACCGTCGACGTGACGGCGTTGCGAAGATCGAGCAGGTCGCCCCGGACCTGCTGGCTGTGGTCGAACTCGACCTGTTCGTTCTGCTGTGGGACGATCGTCGCCTGGTACAGCGACAACAGGAGGATCAGCGCCGCGAAGATCAGGACGGCCCCGATCTGGATGGACTGGCCCCTGTCGTCCCACGGCTCCATGTCGCCGGACTACCCCCTCACCGTGCAAAAACCTGTGTCCCCGATTTTCCACCGTGATAACGGCCGCTCACCCATCGAGCCGGGGTCGGCCGACGGCGGCCGCGCGGGCCGCGACGGCGAGGACGACACTGTCGGGGGAACGGCTACTCGTCGTCTTCTTCGACGACTTCGGGGTCTTTCATCGCCGTCTGGAGGCTGTCGAGCCCGTTGACCCACTGGACGACGAGCCCGGGTTCGACCTCTTCGGCCATCGACGGGTCGAACTCGGCGCCGTCGACGACGAGCGTCCCCGCCTGGACGCAGTAGGACAGCGCGGTATCTAGATCCTCTTCGGCCTCGGCGTCGGCCGCGGCGCCGACGTACTCGCCGATAGGTGCGTCTTCGGCGGTGCCGCCGACGACGAACTCCTCGGCGGCGTAGAAGACACAGACCAGGGAAGTCTGGACGCTGTCGACGAGCATCAGCGCCTGTTCGTCCTCGAACTCCGGTTCGGCGAGGACGACCTCGCGCATGTCTTCGATCTCCGAGAGGGCCTCCTCTTCGTCGAGGACGCCCTCCTCGAAGTCGGAGACGACCTTGACGACGGCGATCGCCGTGTCGTCCTGCATGTTCCAGAGCAGCTGCGCGGTGTCGTCGTCCTCGGGTTCGAGGTCCTCCTCGTCGATCCTGTCCAGCCAGTTCTGCCAGCGTTCGGGCGTGTAGTACTCCCCCGGCTGATTGCTCATACAACGTCGTTCGTCGCTCCGGTCATATGGCTTTCGACCCACCTTTTTTCGCCGGGGGTGTCCTCGCGCGCCGGGGGCGCGCTGCGGGCACCCCCGGTCAAAAAACGTGGGCGAAAAAAGCCGGACGACTCGCTCACTCCGTTCGCTCGCGTCCGGAGAACCGGCGCCGAGGGCGCCGGATGCTCGGGGACCGCCGCTTCAGCGAGCCTGCCCTTCCCCGAGTCGCGCGACCCGCGCAAGAGCGCGGGCACGCGCTCCCGGCCACCAGACCGTACTGCGCCGCTACCGCGCCGCTACCGCGCCGCCACCGCGCCGCTACCGCGCCGCCACCGCGCCGCCACCGCACCGCCACCGCGCCGCCACCGCACCGCCACCGCGCCGCCACCGCGCCGCCACCGCGCCGCCACCGCGCCGCTACCGCGCCGCCACCGCGCCGCCACCGTACCGCGACCGACCTCAGTAACTCTCCGCGTCGTCTTCGATGTCGGCGTAGAACCGCAACAGCCCGCACTCGGGGCACATCAGCGTGGTCACGTCCGCCGTTTCGCTCATCCCGAGCTTGCCGAGCAGGCCCTCGCGCTTGTCACCGGTCCTGACGTGGGGGTTCCAGGCGTCGCTCATGCCGAACTCGACTTCCTCCATCGAGACGCCGCAGTCGGGACAGCGGTGGTCCTGCATGCGTCGACGTTCGACTCAGCGGATGGAAAAGCTACTGACTCAGCCCAGCGTCGCCTGAGTATCGATACCGTACACCGCCGCGGGCGTGTCGACGTGCGCGCGCTCGATGGCCTCGTCGTAGCCCTGTTCGCGGAGCCAGCGCACCCGCGAGGGGACCGTGCCGACGCCAAGCACCGCGCCCGGACGGTCTGGGTCGTCGACGAAGTCCGTCTCCATCATGAACGGCTCGCCCTCGTCGATAGCGAGTTCTAGTTCGTCCTTGTGGGAGATGACGCTCTTGGTGATCCCCGCCAGGCGGCCGCCAGAGTAGTGTTTGACGACGCGCTCGGGGTCGAGTCCTCGGTCTCGGGCCCATTCGGCGACGTCGGTGAAGTCCTCGCTGCTCTCTGCGTGCAACTGGATCGCACACTCGGACTCGGCGGCCAGTTCGAACCCGTGTTTCATCACGTCGTTGGAGGCGTCCCACACCGCGTCGCTCACCTCGTAGTGGGGGCGCCCGGACTTCAGCGCCAGCGCCGGCCCGTCGGCGACGTACTCCGCGGCGGTGTCGAGCCCGACCTGCATCAGGTCGCGGGCCGCCTCGGGGTCCGTCCCGTCGTCGACGAGCTGGGACACCAGGCCGGGGTGGACGCCCAGCACGGGCCAGGCCCGTCCCGGCAGTTCTTCGCTCGCCCGTTCGACGACGTCGACGGTCAGATCGAACACCTCGCGGAAGTCCGCGGCGTTCTCGGGCAGCGAGTCGAGCAGGTGCCAGGAGGGTTTGTTGACGACGAGCAGGTGCGTGCCGCCGCCGTCGGCGAACTCGCGGGCGGCGTCGACGCCGCGGCCGTGGACGGGGTCTAGGTGCATGTGGTCGTCGAGGACCGGACCGTCGATCTCGGCGTTCATGTCCGTGGCTCCGGTGTGCGCTCGCAAAAACCGATCGCTGTCGTCGCGTCGGCGATCCGCGGTCGTCGCGCCGTCGGTCAGTAGCCGCCTCGTAGTCAGTCCGACCCGTAGACGCCACAGAGGTTACCGGTCACGTACACCTCGTTCTTGTCGGTGGTCTCGATACCGATGCCGATCCGGGTGGCGTTGGCGTAGGCGAGGCGTTCGCGGAACACCGAGGTCGTCCGCCAGTTCTCGAAGATTGACTGGGCGACCATCGACTCGTTCTCGTTGTACCGGGGGCCGTTCGGTCCGCGGTAGGTCGTCCCGGCGTAGGTCTTGCCCAGGAGTTCCAGGCGGTTGCGAGTCGGCGTCACGATGTACTCGTCGCCGCGCTTCTTGAACTGGCAGGTCTCGAAGAGGTCGGCGGCGCGATAGCGACCGGCGCTGGAGCGGTTGTCGATCCGATGGATCGTCTCGCCGACGTCGGCCATGTCGACGCTGTGGGCCGCGGCCATCCGGTCGAGTTTCCGCACGACCGTCCCGCGGCGATTGGTGAACGGGTCGAGCCCTCGGCGCTCGCGCCAGTCGTTTATGAGCTGTCGGAGGTGCCCTTCGATCCGCTCGGTGTCGACCCGCCGGATCAGTATCGGTGTCCGCGTCGCGGTGGGCGTCGGCTCGGTCGTTACCGTCGGTCTCGGTACCGCCGTCGTCGCAGCCGTCCGCGTCGGCGTCAGCGTCGGGACGTCGGTCCCCGTGGTCGTCGCCGTACCGGTCGCGGTGAGCGTCGCCGTCGGAACCGGCGCCGGCGCAGGAGTCGGTGCGGCCTCGTCGCTCGGGGCGGCGTCGGTGGGCGCCGCCGGGCCACCGGGCTGGCCGCTCCCGCCGCCGACCGCGAACCCGAGGACGGCGCCGACGATGAAGACGCCGAGCACGGACGCAGCGAGCACGCGCCCGTCTATCCGGAGCATGTCCGACGATTCCCGCTCGCCCGGTTAAAGACTCGGCCCCGATTATCACCGCTTGTACGCGCGACCGGCCCGCGAGCGGTCCAGCCGACGCGGTGGGGCGACCGCACGGGTCAGAGGACCGTCGCGAGGGCGTATCCCAGGAGGAGTCCGACCAGTAGCGCCGCCACCAGTCCGACCGCGAGTTTTCGGCCGTCGATCCTGCGCATACCGACGGATCCGTCCCCGGTGAGTTAACTGTTGTACCGTGGGACGGGTCCCCTGACACCGAACCGGCGACCTCTAGTCCAGCGTGATCGACTCGTGGGCGGTGTTGCGCAGCGCGTCCGACCGACCGTGTTCGCCGGGTGCGACGGCGATAGTCGCCAGGCCGCGTTCGGCGGCCGCCTCTAGCACCGGTTTGAAGTCCGTATCCCGTGAGGCGACGACGAGCACGTCGATGGCCTCCTCGACGGTCGCCGCCGTCGCGTCGACGCCCAGTTTCACGTCCACGTCGCCGCTGGTCGAGACCACCTCGAACCCCCGCGCCTCCGCCGCCTGGATGAGCCCCGCCGGCGCGTTCTCGTTCAGGTAGAGGCGGCCGAACGCGAGGTGGCCGTACCGCTCGGCGGCGGCCCGCACGTCGTCGAGGTCCACGTCGAACTCGTCGCGCAGGACGTTCGGTCCGTCGACGAACAGCCCCACCCGCGGCTGGTCGTGCCCGCGAGCGTCGCGGTCGGTCCTGGTCGGGCCTGTGGCGTTCCCGTCGCTCGGGTCGTCCGCGCCGGCCGACTCGCCGCCGCCCAACAGCCGTCCCAACCTGCTCATACCCGCGATTCCCCATCGCCGAGTATAGGCGTGACGCTTCGGGGGACCGCCACAACCCATAGAGTGGTG
This DNA window, taken from Halosimplex litoreum, encodes the following:
- a CDS encoding NYN domain-containing protein; amino-acid sequence: MSRLGRLLGGGESAGADDPSDGNATGPTRTDRDARGHDQPRVGLFVDGPNVLRDEFDVDLDDVRAAAERYGHLAFGRLYLNENAPAGLIQAAEARGFEVVSTSGDVDVKLGVDATAATVEEAIDVLVVASRDTDFKPVLEAAAERGLATIAVAPGEHGRSDALRNTAHESITLD